The Panicum virgatum strain AP13 chromosome 5K, P.virgatum_v5, whole genome shotgun sequence genome has a window encoding:
- the LOC120708898 gene encoding U-box domain-containing protein 4-like — MAESMPMSIINSISNFRALFSSNIIETELVKRYGRKIDEILDLLKMVIDGILAQITPDDKLLHVLEELDRTINEALELVGSWDWMMSKIYFVTQVESLITKMQKYVLEVCQVVNSLMLPSETNCISVYFEKAKQFHCEKMTAVIAEASRDLVGKVMPKSETLTNIQVSLSLSTNQELLMESVSLSKIKMRVSSEDSPELDGINDLFKLVNYMHDKHVEEKQMHSINGIPIPADFCCPLSLELMSDPVIVASGQTYERVFIRKWLDLGYNVCPKTRQTLGHTNLIPNYTVKQLIENWSEIHGIMLPDPVELLSLSFPVSLNLTNDGISAESRFSDNSPRSNKSVSQEHKISSDDSRHNLMHDDSDSDDQISKVSSFEDTDDSESDAFRLLLATTEANKSICNEMIDRGEALKQLRKDALHASDSEQHLPSSCSTSDIGTDTSLSSNHLEDVVKHKEEQVSSNSSASETIRNDQMVTPSKVEPNCLPRLGGVRSRSQLVWRQLSDKAVPTDSSSDSPVVNDKVCRLIENLKNESTDLQRAATGELLVLSRHNMENRIAIANHGAIPFLVSLLYSADLTTQESAVTVLLNLSLNDNNKIVIASANAIEALIHVLETGNPEAKANSAATLFSLSVNEENKAKIGRSGAIKPLVDLLEDGNAQGKKDAATALFNLSIFHENKARIIEAGAVKPLVDLMDPAAGMVDKAVAVLSILATVQEGRNDIAQAGGIPVLVEVVELGSARAKENAAAALLHLCTNHSKFCSLVLQEGAMPPLVALSQSGTARAREKAQVLLSFFRNQRQVGKVIRR, encoded by the exons ATGGCGGAGTCAATGCCAATGTCAATTATCAACAGTATTTCAAACTTCCGTGCCCTGTTTTCCAGCAACATTATTGAAACTGAGCTAGTTAAGAGATATGGAAGGAAGATTGATGAAATCCTGGATCTTCTGAAGATGGTCATAGATGGAATTTTAGCCCAGATCACTCCAGATGATAAACTACTACATGTGCTTGAAGAACTCGATCGTACCATCAACGAGGCACTAGAGCTAGTTGGAAGCTGGGATTGGATGATGAGCAAAATTTACTTT GTTACACAGGTGGAGTCCCTTATTACCAAGATGCAAAAATATGTGCTTGAAGTGTGCCAAGTTGTCAATTCTCTCATGTTACCATCAGAAACCAATTGTATTTCAGTGTATTTTGAG AAAGCAAAGCAATTTCACTGTGAGAAAATGACGGCTGTCATTGCAGAGGCTTCCAGGGATCTTGTAGGGAAAGTTATGCCAAAATCAGAGACATTGACAAATATCCAAGTCTCGTTGAGCTTATCCACAAATCAAGAGTTGCTGATGGAGTCTGTCTCTCTGTCTAAGATTAAAATGAGAGTCAGCAGTGAGGATAGTCCAGAACTTGATGGTATCAACGATCTCTTTAAATTAGTCAACTATATGCATGATAAACATGTGGAAGAAAAGCAGATGCACAGCATTAATGGAATACCCATTCCTGCTGATTTTTGTTGCCCCCTTTCCCTTGAACTAATGTCAGATCCAGTGATTGTGGCATCTGGTCAGACATACGAACGGGTTTTCATCAGGAAATGGCTTGATTTGGGCTACAATGTCTGCCCAAAGACACGTCAAACATTGGGGCACACCAATTTGATTCCTAATTACACTGTCAAACAGTTGATAGAAAATTGGTCTGAGATACATGGCATAATGCTACCAGATCCTGTGGAACTCTTGAGTTTGAGCTTTCCTGTTTCCTTGAACCTGACAAATGATGGTATAAGTGCTGAATCTCGTTTCTCTGATAACTCTCCAAGGTCAAACAAGTCTGTCTCCCAAGAACATAAGATTTCGTCAGATGACAGTCGTCATAATTTGATGCATGACGATTCTGACTCAGATGACCAAATCTCCAAGGTGTCATCTTTTGAAGACACAGATGATTCTGAATCTGATGCTTTCAGGTTACTGTTGGCAACTACTGAAGCAAACAAATCGATATGCAATGAGATGATTGATCGTGGTGAAGCCCTTAAGCAGTTGAGAAAGGATGCTCTCCATGCTTCTGATTCTGAGCAGCATCTCCCAAGCAGTTGTAGCACTAGTGATATTGGCACAGATACTTCTTTGAGCAGCAACCATCTTGAAGATGTCGTGAAGCATAAGGAGGAACAGGTATCAAGTAACAGTAGTGCATCAGAAACTATAAGAAATGATCAAATGGTCACACCTTCAAAGGTAGAACCGAATTGCCTGCCAAGGTTGGGTGGTGTCCGTTCTCGAAGTCAATTAGTCTGGCGTCAACTATCAGATAAAGCTGTTCCTACAGATTCAAGTTCTGATTCTCCTGTTGTCAATGATAAAGTTTGTAGACTTATTGAGAACCTGAAAAATGAGTCCACTGATCTCCAAAGAGCAGCAACAGGAGAGCTACTGGTTCTTTCTAGGCACAACATGGAGAATAGAATTGCCATTGCAAACCATGGTGCTATACCCTTCCTGGTTAGTCTTCTTTATTCTGCAGATCTCACCACTCAAGAAAGTGCTGTAACAGTACTCCTGAACCTGTCATTAAATGACAACAACAAGATTGTTATTGCAAGCGCCAATGCCATCGAGGCTCTCATCCACGTTCTTGAGACAGGTAACCCAGAAGCAAAAGCAAACTCAGCTGCAACTCTCTTCAGCCTTTCAGTAAATGAAGAAAACAAGGCAAAAATTGGACGGTCTGGTGCGATCAAACCACTAGTAGATTTGCTAGAAGATGGAAATGCACAGGGGAAGAAGGATGCAGCAACGGCTCTCTTCAACCTATCGATATTTCACGAGAACAAGGCCCGGATCATTGAGGCCGGGGCTGTAAAGCCCCTGGTGGACCTCATGGATCCAGCAGCCGGGATGGTTGACAAGGCTGTTGCTGTCCTGTCAATCCTTGCCACGGTGCAGGAGGGTAGGAATGACATCGCTCAGGCTGGTGGTATCCCTGTGCTGGTTGAGGTTGTCGAGCTGGGCTCAGCACGGGCGAAGGAgaatgccgccgccgcactgctGCATCTCTGCACTAACCACAGCAAGTTCTGCAGCCTGGTGCTCCAGGAAGGTGCCATGCCGCCTTTGGTGGCGCTGTCGCAATCTGGCACTGCCCGTGCGAGAGAGAAG GCACAGGTTCTTCTGAGCTTTTTCCGCAACCAGCGCCAAGTTGGCAAGGTCATTAGACGCTAA